A genomic region of Rickettsiales bacterium contains the following coding sequences:
- a CDS encoding phosphoribosyltransferase family protein, whose product MAAALVDFKTWRKFSVLTLDQQGLKQTAHALAASVSGFQPNMLIGIRSGGYHVAQLMAESMQGCTLLGITCRRPGTSKKQKSSLLKRLLRKLPHQITDRLRVLEHIVLTQLRPAKVSTVIPDASELSEIERELMQRKEGARVLIVDDAIDSGATMAYVRTLVNAIANPSAAVKMAAITVTTASPVTEPDFSLYRYVLCRFPWSLDSRK is encoded by the coding sequence ATGGCGGCCGCGTTGGTAGATTTTAAGACCTGGCGTAAATTCAGTGTGTTGACCCTTGATCAGCAGGGCCTGAAGCAAACGGCGCATGCGCTGGCGGCGTCGGTATCCGGATTTCAGCCCAACATGCTGATTGGTATACGTTCCGGTGGTTACCATGTGGCGCAGCTGATGGCGGAATCCATGCAGGGCTGCACATTACTCGGCATCACCTGCCGCAGGCCGGGAACGAGCAAGAAGCAGAAATCCAGTCTTCTGAAACGTTTGCTGCGCAAACTACCCCATCAGATTACCGACAGGCTGCGTGTTCTTGAACATATTGTTCTGACCCAGCTGCGGCCTGCGAAGGTGAGTACCGTCATTCCCGATGCGTCCGAGCTTTCCGAGATCGAACGCGAGCTTATGCAGCGCAAAGAAGGAGCGCGCGTGCTCATCGTGGATGATGCTATCGACAGCGGTGCGACCATGGCGTATGTGCGCACACTTGTGAATGCTATTGCCAATCCATCCGCGGCAGTTAAGATGGCCGCCATTACCGTCACCACGGCTTCTCCTGTTACGGAGCCCGATTTCTCATTGTACCGCTATGTCCTCTGCCGATTCCCCTGGTCGCTCGATTCCCGTAAATGA
- a CDS encoding glycosyl hydrolase family 28-related protein has protein sequence MKLHFSFIILAVTTLPAYAAAASERFPADAGALNVRDFGAKGDGITDDTAAINAALTASGTDTGEKFWQDRIVYLPQGTYLVSAPIMKRYANGKYGSGSILIGQDRKKTVIKLKDNTDGYGDPAHPKPVIFTTAKLLDGTPNSGGKDYLGKGEGNDAFMNFIENMTIETGKGNSGAIGIDYLANNMGAVRNVTVHGNGTTGIAMTRKWPGPALLENVAVEGFSTGIDIGNTEYGVTLENITISNAHTGLRNDHNAVSIHNIDIEGTAQPIINNSSDGLMVIYDAKLMRSSLKTTGEAIENHGYMNLYALHTAGYATTLGQPKMDITGVFEGNTQLKTAATWSLPVADAPMIPEEAPEKWVSVTKYGAEPDSGKDATEAIRKAFNSGAATIYFPHGTYLISENIAIPASVRRIEGMTSTIHSVENRSDSFRRDQGMFRATNNKRSLLIERIAFDNSYLGDQAGVEAAGTQPLILRDVVGAGVITLLRPENGGKAFLENTCCGTMSIAGKQGVWARQFNSEGGGIRIENKGAPLWILGVKTEQDCTVLDNKDGAQSEILGGLLYITGNHADPKIPAFRNTHSRLLMSYAEESFNRDATYAIHLEDTQHGQVKTTPATSLPERNLARVVPQLEGK, from the coding sequence ATGAAACTGCATTTTTCCTTTATCATACTGGCAGTTACCACTCTTCCCGCTTATGCCGCCGCGGCCTCCGAACGTTTTCCCGCTGATGCCGGAGCATTGAACGTGCGCGACTTTGGCGCTAAAGGCGACGGCATAACGGACGACACCGCCGCCATTAACGCAGCCCTCACCGCCAGCGGCACGGACACAGGTGAAAAATTCTGGCAGGACCGGATTGTATATCTCCCGCAAGGAACATATCTCGTTTCCGCCCCCATCATGAAACGTTATGCGAATGGCAAATATGGCAGCGGTTCGATCCTGATCGGACAGGACCGCAAAAAGACCGTCATTAAGCTGAAAGATAATACGGATGGTTATGGCGATCCCGCTCATCCCAAACCCGTTATCTTCACCACCGCAAAATTGCTGGACGGGACACCGAACAGCGGCGGTAAGGATTATCTTGGCAAAGGCGAAGGCAATGATGCTTTCATGAATTTCATCGAGAACATGACGATTGAAACAGGCAAAGGCAACTCCGGTGCAATCGGCATCGACTATCTGGCTAATAATATGGGCGCGGTGCGCAATGTCACCGTTCATGGTAACGGCACGACGGGAATTGCCATGACGCGCAAATGGCCTGGCCCTGCTCTTCTGGAAAATGTTGCTGTGGAAGGCTTCAGCACCGGTATCGATATCGGCAATACGGAATACGGCGTGACGCTCGAAAATATTACTATAAGCAATGCTCACACAGGCCTGCGCAACGATCATAATGCAGTTTCAATCCATAATATTGATATTGAAGGAACCGCACAGCCAATCATCAATAACTCGTCAGACGGGCTGATGGTTATCTACGACGCAAAACTGATGCGCTCCAGCCTGAAAACCACTGGCGAAGCGATTGAGAATCATGGCTACATGAACTTGTATGCCTTGCACACCGCCGGATACGCTACCACGCTCGGCCAGCCGAAGATGGATATCACCGGCGTATTTGAAGGCAATACGCAACTCAAAACAGCCGCTACCTGGTCACTGCCTGTAGCGGACGCCCCCATGATACCCGAAGAAGCCCCGGAAAAATGGGTGAGCGTCACGAAATACGGTGCAGAACCGGATTCAGGAAAAGATGCAACTGAGGCTATCCGCAAGGCTTTCAATTCCGGCGCAGCCACCATTTATTTTCCGCATGGCACATATCTTATCAGTGAAAACATTGCTATTCCTGCAAGTGTAAGGCGTATCGAAGGAATGACTTCCACTATCCATTCCGTTGAGAATCGTTCCGACTCCTTCCGTCGCGACCAGGGAATGTTTCGCGCTACGAATAATAAGCGCTCGCTGCTGATCGAGCGCATCGCATTTGATAACAGCTATCTGGGCGATCAGGCAGGCGTGGAAGCTGCAGGTACGCAGCCGCTCATCCTGCGCGATGTTGTAGGTGCCGGCGTCATCACCCTGCTCCGCCCGGAAAACGGTGGCAAAGCCTTCCTTGAAAACACCTGCTGCGGCACGATGTCCATCGCCGGAAAGCAAGGCGTCTGGGCACGCCAGTTCAACAGCGAAGGTGGCGGCATACGAATTGAGAATAAGGGCGCACCACTCTGGATATTAGGTGTCAAAACCGAGCAGGATTGCACGGTGCTGGATAACAAAGACGGCGCACAATCTGAAATACTGGGCGGACTGCTTTACATTACAGGCAATCATGCCGATCCGAAAATCCCGGCTTTCCGCAATACGCATTCGCGCCTGCTGATGTCTTATGCGGAAGAATCCTTCAACCGCGATGCAACTTACGCCATCCACCTGGAAGATACTCAGCATGGCCAGGTAAAAACTACCCCGGCTACATCGCTGCCCGAGCGCAACCTCGCCCGCGTAGTACCGCAGCTTGAAGGCAAGTAA
- a CDS encoding DUF1993 domain-containing protein: MSLSMYDASIPVLIRGLNNLATILTKAAAYAEAKKIAPEVLVNARLAPDMYPLSRQIQIATDMAKGCGARLAKLEVPSFADTETTFPELQERIAKTIAFLKTIQHAQVEGSEERDVVVKTRGREHTFKGKDYLLNFVLPNFYFHTTTTYAILRHNGLEIGKADFIGSL; this comes from the coding sequence ATGTCCCTTTCCATGTACGATGCCTCTATCCCCGTGCTGATCCGCGGCCTGAATAATCTCGCTACGATTCTGACCAAAGCCGCTGCTTATGCTGAAGCAAAGAAGATTGCGCCGGAAGTGCTGGTGAATGCGCGCCTCGCACCGGATATGTACCCTCTGTCCCGCCAGATACAGATTGCAACCGACATGGCCAAGGGCTGCGGCGCCCGTCTTGCCAAACTGGAAGTACCGAGCTTCGCCGATACGGAAACCACCTTCCCCGAATTACAGGAACGTATTGCGAAAACCATAGCTTTCCTGAAAACCATTCAGCATGCGCAGGTGGAAGGCAGCGAAGAACGTGATGTGGTCGTGAAAACGCGCGGCCGCGAACATACCTTTAAAGGCAAGGATTATCTGCTGAACTTCGTCCTGCCAAACTTCTATTTCCACACCACCACTACCTACGCCATCCTGCGCCATAACGGCCTGGAGATCGGCAAGGCGGATTTCATCGGCAGCCTGTAA
- the ovoA gene encoding 5-histidylcysteine sulfoxide synthase produces MNQACQRAVTAQLHSLPQLDLGASRGEFLAYFDNGWALTEMLFSALKNEAAYIVRPYHKLRHPMIFYYAHPAVLYVNKLRLAGLVDGPVDEAYELLFETGVDEMRWDQLHEKDDVWPTVEQVREYREKVYAMVKDIILTSPLLADGHPSITQDSPLWALVMGFEHERIHLETSSVLMRELPPEYVQTPENWPQSIRLHSGTPKVPLSGKDYQPHVMHGVAAQSVEIGKPRDYPSFGWDNEYGHESRHVDAFRAGDTLISNGEFYEFVTGGGYHDAELWSHEGWQWRSFRNTKWPTFWIQDGPAGLHHYKLRTCFEVLDMQWDWPVCVNYYEAKAYAAWKTRRDNVQIPYRLLTEAEHHALRADGEVAKVNSGLISGSESPVRALPANKAGFFDVFGNVWQWLEDHFHPLSGGKVHPLYTDFSDPCYDGEHQMIMGGSFASTGDEAGPWARFHFRPHFFQHAGFRLAQSVEGAISGNPKLLKRRDTSVYDTESMLNTYMLMHWGKRDEIYDSSIFGKGAIPDIVELPLAVAKLAAAHAQGRGRALDIGCAVGRASFEMAREFTETIGIDWSQSFVDAACALQQRGELGYWRKDQGAQGTYLTAKVDSAIDRSRVSFQQGDACNLPEALGQFDAVVLANLLCRLRDPKQCLQRLQGKDALVKRGGVVVMTTPLSWLEEYTPRENWLEGPEAIQKVLTEFTLVGQCELPFMIREHRRKFEYIVTQATVWKRK; encoded by the coding sequence ATGAACCAGGCCTGTCAACGTGCGGTAACTGCGCAGCTTCACTCACTGCCACAGCTTGATCTGGGAGCTTCGCGCGGAGAATTTCTGGCCTATTTTGATAATGGCTGGGCGCTTACGGAGATGCTATTCAGCGCTCTTAAGAACGAAGCGGCCTATATAGTCCGGCCATACCATAAACTGCGCCATCCTATGATTTTCTATTACGCGCATCCTGCTGTGCTTTATGTCAATAAATTGCGGCTGGCCGGGTTGGTCGACGGTCCGGTAGATGAGGCGTATGAGCTTTTGTTTGAAACCGGTGTGGATGAAATGCGCTGGGATCAGCTTCATGAGAAGGATGATGTGTGGCCGACTGTAGAGCAGGTGCGGGAGTACCGCGAGAAGGTATATGCCATGGTCAAGGATATCATTCTGACTTCGCCGCTGCTGGCTGACGGTCATCCGTCTATCACGCAGGATAGCCCGTTATGGGCGCTTGTCATGGGGTTCGAGCATGAGCGCATTCATCTGGAGACTTCCAGCGTGCTGATGCGTGAGTTGCCACCGGAATATGTACAGACGCCGGAAAACTGGCCGCAGAGCATCCGGTTGCATAGCGGGACGCCTAAAGTTCCACTCAGTGGCAAGGATTATCAGCCGCATGTCATGCATGGTGTTGCGGCGCAATCGGTTGAGATCGGAAAACCAAGAGATTATCCTTCTTTCGGCTGGGATAATGAATACGGACATGAATCGCGCCATGTGGATGCGTTCAGGGCGGGGGATACGCTTATCAGTAACGGTGAGTTTTATGAATTCGTTACGGGTGGTGGCTACCATGATGCGGAATTATGGTCGCATGAAGGCTGGCAATGGCGCAGTTTCCGCAACACCAAGTGGCCGACCTTCTGGATACAAGACGGCCCTGCCGGGTTGCATCATTACAAGCTGCGCACCTGCTTTGAAGTGCTGGATATGCAGTGGGACTGGCCGGTCTGCGTAAACTACTACGAAGCCAAGGCCTATGCTGCATGGAAGACGCGTCGCGACAATGTGCAGATTCCCTACCGGTTGCTGACGGAAGCGGAGCACCATGCGCTGCGTGCAGATGGAGAGGTAGCCAAGGTTAATAGCGGGCTTATCAGCGGAAGCGAATCCCCGGTGCGGGCGTTGCCGGCTAATAAGGCAGGATTTTTTGATGTCTTTGGCAATGTCTGGCAGTGGCTGGAGGATCATTTCCATCCCTTAAGCGGTGGTAAGGTGCATCCGCTCTACACGGATTTCAGCGATCCCTGCTATGACGGCGAACACCAGATGATCATGGGCGGCTCGTTCGCAAGCACCGGCGATGAGGCGGGGCCATGGGCGCGCTTTCATTTCCGCCCGCATTTCTTCCAGCATGCAGGGTTCCGGCTGGCGCAGAGTGTGGAAGGTGCGATCAGCGGCAATCCTAAGCTTCTGAAGCGACGGGATACCTCTGTGTACGATACGGAGTCAATGCTCAATACCTACATGCTGATGCATTGGGGAAAAAGAGATGAGATTTACGATAGCAGCATTTTCGGCAAAGGTGCCATTCCGGATATTGTGGAGCTGCCGCTGGCGGTGGCTAAACTGGCTGCTGCCCATGCTCAGGGCAGGGGGCGCGCCTTGGATATCGGATGTGCGGTCGGACGTGCCAGTTTTGAAATGGCGCGCGAGTTTACGGAAACGATCGGTATCGACTGGAGCCAGTCCTTCGTGGATGCTGCTTGCGCATTGCAGCAGCGTGGTGAGCTAGGTTACTGGCGTAAAGATCAGGGAGCGCAGGGAACCTATCTGACAGCGAAAGTGGATTCTGCGATTGACCGCAGCCGTGTAAGTTTCCAGCAGGGTGATGCCTGCAATTTGCCGGAAGCGCTGGGGCAGTTTGATGCTGTCGTACTGGCTAACCTGCTTTGCCGCCTGCGCGATCCGAAGCAGTGCCTGCAGCGTCTGCAGGGAAAGGATGCTCTTGTTAAACGTGGCGGTGTAGTGGTTATGACGACGCCGCTGTCTTGGTTGGAGGAATATACTCCGCGTGAAAACTGGCTAGAGGGACCTGAGGCTATCCAGAAGGTGCTGACAGAGTTTACGCTTGTCGGCCAGTGCGAGCTGCCGTTCATGATCCGCGAACACCGCCGCAAGTTCGAGTATATTGTGACGCAAGCAACGGTGTGGAAACGAAAGTAA
- a CDS encoding EI24 domain-containing protein, with protein sequence MLTIIFAKSLRNLLLPEILKLFLLCLLAYVIGGWILVWIISGAISTYIGVTGAEGFFVHMLGSAGGMMIAWFLFPLLYPILVNFFDDSMAEVIERKDYPGLPPAQPPFWPTMLGDVLFSLKALGLNLLCLPLYFMPLFGMLLYYGLNGYLLGTQFFRMAAGRRVNAQEAVMMEQKARYSIWGTGVAISICATIPLLNLASPLIGVASMLHLFHALRGTKKQQVLLPEQ encoded by the coding sequence ATGCTGACGATCATTTTTGCCAAATCGCTGCGCAATTTATTATTGCCGGAAATATTGAAGCTGTTCCTGCTGTGCCTGCTGGCTTATGTGATTGGCGGATGGATTCTGGTATGGATCATTTCCGGCGCTATCAGCACCTATATCGGCGTTACGGGCGCGGAAGGTTTCTTTGTGCATATGCTTGGAAGCGCAGGCGGTATGATGATCGCCTGGTTCCTGTTTCCGCTGCTTTATCCCATTCTGGTCAATTTCTTTGACGATAGCATGGCGGAAGTGATTGAGCGCAAGGACTATCCCGGTCTTCCGCCCGCACAGCCGCCTTTCTGGCCGACCATGCTTGGCGATGTGCTGTTTTCGCTGAAAGCGTTAGGTTTGAACCTGCTATGCCTTCCATTGTATTTTATGCCGCTTTTCGGTATGCTGCTGTATTACGGGCTTAACGGTTACCTTCTGGGTACACAGTTTTTCCGTATGGCGGCAGGGCGCAGGGTCAATGCGCAGGAGGCGGTCATGATGGAACAAAAGGCACGTTATTCGATATGGGGAACGGGAGTTGCGATCAGTATCTGTGCCACGATTCCGTTACTTAATCTGGCTTCTCCGCTAATCGGTGTCGCCAGCATGCTACATCTTTTCCATGCGCTGCGCGGCACTAAGAAGCAGCAGGTGCTGCTGCCGGAGCAATAA
- a CDS encoding YebB family permuted papain-like enzyme, which translates to MEEAALIHSDIESLQGQILIGDVVFVHIPIFPFPRVARDTGSWTNHVGIVVKNANGEPVVAESTFPFSTMTPLKRFIKRSAKGRVRVSRLRAPLSDTHRHGLLSAASRRLGIFYDTGFNLHSRRQFCSRYVNEVVGEAIGVQLGKVETFEELFARNPKAGLRFWKLWYFGRIPWGRKTITPASVLESPLLDTVFDGYVPV; encoded by the coding sequence ATGGAAGAAGCGGCCCTGATACATTCGGATATTGAAAGCCTGCAAGGGCAGATACTGATCGGTGATGTGGTGTTCGTTCATATTCCGATATTTCCGTTTCCCAGAGTTGCGCGCGACACCGGCAGCTGGACCAACCATGTGGGCATCGTCGTTAAGAATGCGAATGGCGAGCCGGTAGTGGCAGAAAGCACATTTCCTTTTTCGACCATGACCCCGCTAAAACGGTTCATCAAACGCTCGGCGAAGGGGAGGGTGCGTGTCAGCAGGCTCAGGGCTCCTTTATCGGATACGCATCGGCATGGGCTGCTCAGTGCGGCTTCCCGGCGGTTGGGTATATTTTACGATACCGGCTTTAACCTACATTCCAGGCGTCAGTTCTGCTCGCGTTATGTCAATGAAGTGGTGGGGGAAGCGATCGGCGTGCAGCTTGGCAAGGTGGAGACATTTGAAGAATTGTTTGCCAGGAACCCGAAGGCTGGATTACGTTTCTGGAAGTTATGGTATTTCGGACGGATCCCCTGGGGGCGCAAGACCATTACACCTGCCAGCGTTCTGGAAAGCCCGCTGCTGGATACGGTTTTCGACGGTTACGTTCCCGTATAG
- a CDS encoding copper resistance protein CopC, with amino-acid sequence MFAALLGAASQAQALQLVIQNTTNVQMWQFGSSVPGSNESLTTPPQAVTINFSVAVKPDGSFIKVYDPYGKEIQTSNTLFSGSSMYVNMPPYKDGYGGTYRVEWQAYCQCNDPKMLNGSFYFNLR; translated from the coding sequence ATGTTTGCCGCATTATTAGGTGCAGCCTCACAAGCGCAGGCTTTGCAGCTGGTGATCCAGAATACGACCAATGTGCAGATGTGGCAGTTCGGCTCGTCCGTTCCGGGCAGCAACGAATCGCTCACCACGCCTCCGCAGGCTGTGACAATTAATTTCTCCGTTGCCGTGAAGCCGGATGGCAGCTTCATTAAAGTTTACGATCCTTACGGCAAAGAGATACAGACCAGCAACACGCTTTTCAGCGGCAGCAGCATGTATGTCAATATGCCGCCGTATAAGGATGGATACGGTGGAACCTACCGCGTGGAATGGCAGGCTTATTGCCAGTGCAACGACCCGAAAATGCTGAACGGAAGTTTTTATTTCAATTTACGGTGA
- a CDS encoding adenine phosphoribosyltransferase, translated as MHKPPHGHKTSQISLRDYIVDVPDFPKPPTVFRDISPLLRNYFSQTIKQLAALLTDEEWHSIDLIGGIEARGFILAAGLAAIKHKGFVKIRKQGKLPGKVIKRNYSLEYGEDALEMQPGSGTMLIVDDVLATGGTLATAAELAKECGYGVQGFLCLINLRYLNNFSWNGLSAHTLIDYE; from the coding sequence ATGCATAAGCCGCCGCACGGCCATAAGACTTCGCAGATATCGCTGCGGGACTATATCGTTGATGTACCTGATTTTCCGAAGCCGCCCACCGTCTTTCGCGATATCTCGCCGCTACTGCGTAATTATTTTTCCCAGACTATTAAACAGCTGGCTGCGTTGCTTACGGATGAGGAATGGCATTCGATCGATCTTATCGGGGGTATCGAGGCGCGTGGATTTATTCTTGCCGCCGGGCTTGCTGCAATCAAACATAAGGGATTTGTGAAAATCCGCAAGCAGGGCAAGCTGCCGGGCAAGGTCATCAAGCGCAATTACAGCCTTGAATATGGCGAGGATGCGCTTGAAATGCAGCCGGGAAGCGGTACAATGCTGATTGTGGACGATGTACTCGCCACGGGAGGAACGCTTGCCACAGCCGCTGAACTCGCTAAAGAATGCGGTTATGGCGTACAGGGATTTCTCTGCCTGATTAACTTGAGATATTTAAATAATTTTTCGTGGAATGGCCTGTCGGCCCATACCTTAATTGATTATGAGTAA
- a CDS encoding NAD(P)H-dependent oxidoreductase has product MKLLCFAGALRKDSYNKKFVREAMRFAREAGAETEFVDLKDYPMPPYDGDIESTTGIPETTSALAKRIAAADALIISTPEYNGSIPGILKNVVDWLSREKPVSLTNKPLLLLAASPGALGGVRSLWHTRVPFEVLGVHVFPNMMGLQNASTAFDEQGKLKEEKPTQQLKKLVEQFITHIRK; this is encoded by the coding sequence ATGAAACTCCTGTGCTTCGCAGGTGCACTGCGCAAAGATTCCTACAACAAGAAGTTCGTCCGCGAGGCCATGCGCTTTGCCCGGGAAGCAGGTGCTGAAACGGAATTTGTCGACTTAAAAGATTACCCTATGCCGCCTTATGACGGCGATATCGAAAGCACCACCGGCATCCCTGAAACAACCTCTGCGCTTGCTAAAAGGATCGCTGCTGCCGATGCGCTGATTATCTCCACGCCGGAATATAACGGCAGCATCCCCGGAATTCTGAAAAATGTAGTAGATTGGCTCTCACGCGAAAAACCCGTTTCGCTTACGAATAAGCCGCTGCTCCTGCTGGCTGCATCGCCCGGAGCACTGGGTGGCGTGCGCAGCCTCTGGCACACGCGCGTGCCGTTCGAGGTGCTGGGCGTGCATGTCTTCCCGAATATGATGGGGCTGCAAAACGCAAGCACGGCATTTGATGAACAGGGCAAACTGAAAGAAGAAAAGCCCACACAGCAGCTCAAAAAACTGGTGGAACAATTCATAACCCATATCAGGAAATAA
- a CDS encoding OsmC family protein: protein MAEQQITAHVEETGESKFAVNINVSGHMIKGDEPLDANGGNLGPAPFDLLTAALGECTAMTIRWYAARENWPLDKVEVNLTHHKEATPGSRIKADIFTKDITLYGDKLTAEQRTKLIEIAAKCPVQRTLENTPVIKTTGR, encoded by the coding sequence ATGGCAGAGCAACAGATCACGGCGCATGTCGAGGAAACAGGCGAAAGCAAATTCGCCGTTAACATTAACGTTTCCGGCCACATGATTAAAGGGGATGAACCGCTGGATGCAAACGGCGGTAATCTTGGCCCCGCACCGTTCGACCTGCTGACCGCCGCACTCGGCGAATGCACGGCGATGACGATACGCTGGTATGCCGCCCGTGAGAACTGGCCGCTGGATAAAGTGGAAGTAAACCTCACTCACCATAAAGAAGCGACCCCAGGCAGCAGGATCAAAGCAGACATTTTTACTAAAGACATCACTCTCTATGGCGATAAGCTGACCGCAGAGCAGAGAACCAAACTCATAGAAATCGCCGCCAAATGTCCCGTACAGCGCACGCTGGAAAATACGCCTGTTATTAAAACGACAGGACGATAG
- a CDS encoding TIGR02453 family protein has protein sequence MAKAAKRKKVEAEAFSGFSKQALGFFKNLAFYQSRDWFLENKEIYDTQVMVPLRALVGELAGEMEKLGLPLTGDPKRSIFRIYRDVRFSKDKTPYKTHASMVLMRDDRKLSPGMVYVHIDPEGSFVAMGTYHPEPDMLAALRGSIVKSQKRWLGIVKDMERQGLELSQEEMLTRLPRGFDDYADSPVAHHLKMRSLVTRRDLPASVVGSRKLIKAVTDFVEEGRKFLEFNWSAEDHMRSEKK, from the coding sequence ATGGCGAAGGCGGCAAAACGCAAGAAAGTCGAAGCGGAAGCATTTAGCGGGTTCAGCAAACAGGCGCTTGGATTCTTCAAAAACCTGGCATTCTACCAGAGCCGTGACTGGTTTCTGGAGAACAAGGAAATTTACGATACACAGGTGATGGTGCCTTTGCGTGCGCTGGTCGGGGAACTGGCCGGGGAGATGGAAAAGCTGGGGTTACCGCTTACAGGTGATCCAAAACGTTCGATCTTCCGGATTTACCGCGATGTGCGTTTCTCAAAAGACAAAACACCATATAAGACTCACGCAAGCATGGTGCTCATGCGCGACGATCGCAAGCTTTCGCCGGGCATGGTGTATGTGCATATCGACCCGGAAGGTTCGTTCGTTGCGATGGGGACGTATCACCCGGAACCGGATATGCTGGCGGCGTTGCGCGGTTCGATTGTGAAGTCGCAGAAACGCTGGCTGGGGATTGTGAAAGATATGGAAAGGCAGGGGCTGGAGCTGTCGCAGGAGGAAATGCTGACGCGGTTGCCGCGCGGCTTTGACGATTATGCCGATAGTCCTGTGGCGCATCATCTCAAAATGCGTTCGCTGGTTACGCGGCGTGATTTACCCGCTTCCGTGGTCGGCAGTCGTAAGCTCATTAAGGCCGTGACGGATTTCGTGGAAGAAGGCAGGAAGTTCCTCGAATTCAACTGGTCGGCGGAGGACCATATGAGATCGGAGAAGAAGTAG
- the greB gene encoding transcription elongation factor GreB, translated as MSKAFTKETDGDNEPEVPEEPQSVAPVKHYMTPTGFKTLQDELKKLLREERPKVVEVVAWAAGNGDRSENGDYIYGKKRLREIDRRIRYLTKRLDNAEVVDPARQQGIERVFFGATVTYAREDDTEHTVTLVGVDEADMAQGKISWQTPVAKALMKSQAGDTVELRTPAGVESIDVLEVRYIIREE; from the coding sequence ATGAGTAAGGCATTTACAAAAGAGACGGATGGCGATAACGAACCGGAAGTGCCGGAGGAACCGCAATCCGTTGCGCCTGTGAAGCATTATATGACGCCTACGGGTTTTAAGACCCTGCAGGACGAGCTGAAGAAGCTTTTGCGTGAAGAACGCCCGAAGGTGGTGGAAGTGGTCGCGTGGGCGGCAGGCAATGGTGACCGCTCGGAGAATGGCGATTATATTTACGGCAAGAAGCGGTTGCGCGAGATCGACCGTCGTATCCGTTATCTGACCAAGCGTCTGGACAATGCGGAAGTGGTCGACCCTGCGCGGCAGCAGGGAATTGAGCGCGTGTTTTTCGGTGCGACGGTAACGTACGCGCGTGAAGACGATACGGAGCATACGGTGACGCTCGTGGGTGTGGACGAAGCGGATATGGCGCAAGGCAAGATCAGCTGGCAGACGCCGGTGGCCAAAGCGCTTATGAAATCGCAGGCGGGGGATACGGTGGAACTGCGCACGCCTGCCGGGGTAGAAAGCATCGATGTGCTGGAAGTGCGCTATATCATACGGGAGGAATAA